One Aegilops tauschii subsp. strangulata cultivar AL8/78 chromosome 7, Aet v6.0, whole genome shotgun sequence genomic window carries:
- the LOC109767700 gene encoding uncharacterized protein isoform X2, which yields MSPPPPRLGLAAVATWLLLVALCLPPRAHAVNEQGEALLRWKRSLTNGTGGAALETWRESDASPCRWSGVACDARGSVVSLLVKSVDLGGPVPARVLRPLAPSLETLVLSGANLTGEIPGELGAYAALTTVDLSGNGLSGAVPAELCRLGKLRSLALHTNSLQGAIPDGIGNLTALTSLTLYDNDLSGAIPASIGKLKKLQVLRAGGNPALKGPLPAEIGGCTDLTMLGLAETGMSGNLPDTIGQLKKLQTLAIYTAMLTGPIPASIGNCTELTSLYLYQNSLSGPVPPQLGQLRKLQTVLLWQNQLVGTIPPVIGNCKELVLIDLSLNMLTGPIPRSFGGLSKLQQLQLSTNKLTGVIPPELSNCTSLTDVEVDNNELSGEIDIDFPRLRNLTLFYAWQNRLTGGVPASLAQCEGLQSLDLSYNNLTGPVPRELFALQNLTKLLLLSNELSGFIPPEIGNCTNLYRLRLNGNWLSGAIPAEIGNLKNLNFLDLGSNRLVGPLPAAMSGCDNLEFIDLHSNSLSGPLPDELPRSLQFVDISDNRLTGLLGPGIGRLPELTKLSLGKNRISGGIPPELGSCEKLQLLDLGDNALSGGIPPELSMLPFLEISLNLSCNRLSGEIPSQFGTLDKLGCLDLSYNQLSGSLAPLARLENLVTLNISYNSFSGELPDTPFFQKIPLSNIAGNHLLVVGAGADENSRRAAISALKLAMTILVAVSAFLLVTATYVLARSRRRNGGAMHGNAAEAWEVTLYQKLEFSVDDVVRGLSSANVIGTGSSGVVYRVELPNGEPLAVKKMWSSDEAGAFRNEISALGSIRHRNIVRLLGWGANRSTKLLFYTYLPNGSLSGFLHRGSVKGAADWGARYEVALGVAHAVAYLHHDCLPAILHGDIKAMNVLLGPGNEPYLADFGLARVLSGVVEPGSSAKLDTSRPRIAGSYGYIAPASLAGIFV from the exons ATGTCTCCCCCTCCTCCTCGGctaggcctcgccgccgtcgcgACGTGGCTGCTCCTCGTGGCGCTGTGCCTCCCGCCGCGCGCCCACGCCGTCAACGAGCAGGGCGAGGCGCTGCTGCGATGGAAGCGCTCGCTCACGAACGGCACGGGCGGGGCCGCGCTGGAGACGTGGAGGGAGTCGGACGCGAGCCCGTGCCGGTGGTCCGGCGTGGCCTGCGACGCGCGCGGCAGCGTCGTGTCGCTGCTCGTCAAGTCGGTCGACCTCGGCGGGCCGGTGCCGGCGCGCGtgctgcgcccgctggcgccgtCGCTCGAGACGCTGGTGCTCTCCGGGGCCAACCTCACGGGCGAAATACCCGGGGAGCTCGGGGCGTACGCCGCGCTGACCACCGTCGACCTCAGCGGGAACGGCCTCTCCGGCGCGGTGCCGGCCGAGCTCTGCCGGCTCGGCAAGCTCCGGTCGCTGGCGCTCCACACCAACTCGCTGCAGGGCGCCATCCCCGACGGCATTGGCAACCTCACTGCACTGACGTCCCTCACGCTCTACGACAATGATCTTAGTGGTGCCATCCCGGCGAGCATCGGGAAGTTGAAGAAGCTGCAGGTGCTGCGCGCCGGTGGCAACCCGGCGTTGAAGGGCCCGTTGCCGGCGGAGATCGGCGGGTGCACTGACCTCACCATGCTCGGCCTCGCCGAGACCGGCATGTCTGGAAACCTCCCGGACACCATCGGGCAGCTCAAGAAGCTCCAGACCCTCGCCATCTACACCGCCATGCTCACCGGCCCGATCCCGGCGAGCATCGGCAACTGCACCGAGCTCACTAGCCTCTATCTCTACCAGAATTCTCTCTCCGGTCCGGTGCCGCCGCAGCTCGGCCAGCTGCGCAAGCTGCAGACGGTGCTCCTGTGGCAGAACCAGCTCGTCGGCACCATACCCCCGGTGATCGGCAACTGCAAGGAGCTCGTGCTCATTGACCTCTCCCTCAACATGCTCACGGGCCCCATCCCGAGGAGCTTCGGTGGGCTGTCCAAGCTGCAGCAGCTGCAGCTCAGCACCAACAAGCTCACCGGCGTCATCCCGCCGGAGCTCTCCAACTGCACGTCGCTCACCGACGTCGAGGTGGACAACAACGAGCTCTCGGGAGAGATCGACATCGACTTCCCGAGGCTGCGCAACCTGACGCTGTTCTACGCGTGGCAGAACCGGCTCACCGGCGGCGTACCGGCGAGCCTGGCTCAGTGCGAGGGCTTGCAGTCGCTGGACCTCTCCTACAATAACCTCACCGGCCCCGTCCCGAGGGAGCTCTTCGCGCTCCAGAATTTGACCAAGCTGCTGCTCCTCAGCAACGAGCTCTCCGGGTTCATACCGCCGGAGATCGGCAACTGCACCAATCTCTACCGACTCCGGCTCAATGGCAACTGGCTGTCGGGAGCCATACCCGCGGAGATCGGCAACCTAAAGAACCTCAATTTCCTCGACCTAGGAAGCAACCGCCTCGTCGGCCCACTGCCGGCGGCCATGTCGGGGTGCGACAACCTCGAGTTCATCGACCTGCACTCCAATTCCCTCTCCGGCCCACTGCCGGACGAGCTGCCGCGCAGTCTCCAGTTCGTCGACATCTCCGACAACCGGCTCACCGGGCTGTTGGGACCCGGCATCGGCAGGCTGCCTGAGCTGACGAAGCTTAGCCTCGGGAAGAACCGGATCTCCGGCGGCATCCCGCCGGAGCTCGGATCTTGCGAGAAGCTGCAGTTGTTGGACCTCGGCGACAACGCTCTCTCCGGCGGAATCCCGCCGGAGCTCAGCATGCTGCCTTTCTTGGAGATTTCGCTTAACCTCAGCTGCAACCGCCTCTCCGGGGAGATACCGTCGCAATTCGGCACCCTCGATAAGCTCGGCTGCCTTGACCTGTCTTACAACCAGCTCTCCGGCAGTCTTGCGCCTCTAGCAAGGCTGGAGAACCTCGTCACGCTAAATATCTCGTACAACAGCTTCTCCGGCGAGCTCCCGGACACGCCCTTCTTTCAGAAGATCCCGCTCAGCAACATCGCCGGCAATCACCTGCTTGTCGTCGGCGCTGGCGCCGACGAGAACTCCCGTCGCGCGGCCATCTCGGCTTTGAAGCTCGCCATGACGATTCTCGTCGCGGTGAGTGCGTTCCTCCTCGTGACCGCCACGTACGTGCTCGCACGCTCGCGCCGCCGGAACGGCGGTGCCATGCACGGCAACGCCGCGGAGGCGTGGGAGGTGACCCTGTACCAGAAGCTCGAGTTCTCGGTGGACGACGTGGTGCGCGGCCTTTCGTCGGCGAACGTGATCGGCACGGGAAGCTCGGGCGTGGTGTACCGGGTGGAGCTGCCCAACGGCGAGCCGCTCGCCGTGAAGAAGATGTGGTCCTCCGACGAGGCCGGCGCGTTCCGCAACGAGATCTCGGCGCTGGGGTCCATCCGGCACCGCAACATCGTGAGGCTGCTCGGGTGGGGCGCGAACCGGAGCACCAAGCTGCTGTTCTACACGTACCTCCCGAACGGCAGCCTGAGCGGCTTCCTCCACCGCGGCAGCGTCAAGGGCGCCGCCGACTGGGGCGCCCGGTACGAGGTGGCGCTCGGCGTCGCGCACGCCGTGGCTTACCTCCACCACGACTGCCTGCCGGCCATCCTGCACGGCGACATCAAGGCCATGAACGTCCTGCTCGGCCCGGGCAACGAGCCGTACCTCGCCGACTTCGGCCTGGCCCGCGTCCTCTCCGGCGTGGTCGAGCCCGGCAGCTCCGCCAAGCTCGACACGTCCAGGCCACGCATCGCCGGATCATACGGATACATCGCGCCAG CTTCTCTAGCGGGAATCTTTGTGTGA
- the LOC109767700 gene encoding uncharacterized protein isoform X1 yields MSPPPPRLGLAAVATWLLLVALCLPPRAHAVNEQGEALLRWKRSLTNGTGGAALETWRESDASPCRWSGVACDARGSVVSLLVKSVDLGGPVPARVLRPLAPSLETLVLSGANLTGEIPGELGAYAALTTVDLSGNGLSGAVPAELCRLGKLRSLALHTNSLQGAIPDGIGNLTALTSLTLYDNDLSGAIPASIGKLKKLQVLRAGGNPALKGPLPAEIGGCTDLTMLGLAETGMSGNLPDTIGQLKKLQTLAIYTAMLTGPIPASIGNCTELTSLYLYQNSLSGPVPPQLGQLRKLQTVLLWQNQLVGTIPPVIGNCKELVLIDLSLNMLTGPIPRSFGGLSKLQQLQLSTNKLTGVIPPELSNCTSLTDVEVDNNELSGEIDIDFPRLRNLTLFYAWQNRLTGGVPASLAQCEGLQSLDLSYNNLTGPVPRELFALQNLTKLLLLSNELSGFIPPEIGNCTNLYRLRLNGNWLSGAIPAEIGNLKNLNFLDLGSNRLVGPLPAAMSGCDNLEFIDLHSNSLSGPLPDELPRSLQFVDISDNRLTGLLGPGIGRLPELTKLSLGKNRISGGIPPELGSCEKLQLLDLGDNALSGGIPPELSMLPFLEISLNLSCNRLSGEIPSQFGTLDKLGCLDLSYNQLSGSLAPLARLENLVTLNISYNSFSGELPDTPFFQKIPLSNIAGNHLLVVGAGADENSRRAAISALKLAMTILVAVSAFLLVTATYVLARSRRRNGGAMHGNAAEAWEVTLYQKLEFSVDDVVRGLSSANVIGTGSSGVVYRVELPNGEPLAVKKMWSSDEAGAFRNEISALGSIRHRNIVRLLGWGANRSTKLLFYTYLPNGSLSGFLHRGSVKGAADWGARYEVALGVAHAVAYLHHDCLPAILHGDIKAMNVLLGPGNEPYLADFGLARVLSGVVEPGSSAKLDTSRPRIAGSYGYIAPEYASMQRITEKSDVYSFGVVVLEILTGRHPLDPTLPGGTHLVQWVREHMQAKRGVAELLDPRLRGKQEAQVQEMLQVFAVAMLCISHRADDRPAMKDVVALLKEVRRPPESAADEGKEQPRGGPPPCPERSPARSALPMGGSSNCSFAMSDYSS; encoded by the exons ATGTCTCCCCCTCCTCCTCGGctaggcctcgccgccgtcgcgACGTGGCTGCTCCTCGTGGCGCTGTGCCTCCCGCCGCGCGCCCACGCCGTCAACGAGCAGGGCGAGGCGCTGCTGCGATGGAAGCGCTCGCTCACGAACGGCACGGGCGGGGCCGCGCTGGAGACGTGGAGGGAGTCGGACGCGAGCCCGTGCCGGTGGTCCGGCGTGGCCTGCGACGCGCGCGGCAGCGTCGTGTCGCTGCTCGTCAAGTCGGTCGACCTCGGCGGGCCGGTGCCGGCGCGCGtgctgcgcccgctggcgccgtCGCTCGAGACGCTGGTGCTCTCCGGGGCCAACCTCACGGGCGAAATACCCGGGGAGCTCGGGGCGTACGCCGCGCTGACCACCGTCGACCTCAGCGGGAACGGCCTCTCCGGCGCGGTGCCGGCCGAGCTCTGCCGGCTCGGCAAGCTCCGGTCGCTGGCGCTCCACACCAACTCGCTGCAGGGCGCCATCCCCGACGGCATTGGCAACCTCACTGCACTGACGTCCCTCACGCTCTACGACAATGATCTTAGTGGTGCCATCCCGGCGAGCATCGGGAAGTTGAAGAAGCTGCAGGTGCTGCGCGCCGGTGGCAACCCGGCGTTGAAGGGCCCGTTGCCGGCGGAGATCGGCGGGTGCACTGACCTCACCATGCTCGGCCTCGCCGAGACCGGCATGTCTGGAAACCTCCCGGACACCATCGGGCAGCTCAAGAAGCTCCAGACCCTCGCCATCTACACCGCCATGCTCACCGGCCCGATCCCGGCGAGCATCGGCAACTGCACCGAGCTCACTAGCCTCTATCTCTACCAGAATTCTCTCTCCGGTCCGGTGCCGCCGCAGCTCGGCCAGCTGCGCAAGCTGCAGACGGTGCTCCTGTGGCAGAACCAGCTCGTCGGCACCATACCCCCGGTGATCGGCAACTGCAAGGAGCTCGTGCTCATTGACCTCTCCCTCAACATGCTCACGGGCCCCATCCCGAGGAGCTTCGGTGGGCTGTCCAAGCTGCAGCAGCTGCAGCTCAGCACCAACAAGCTCACCGGCGTCATCCCGCCGGAGCTCTCCAACTGCACGTCGCTCACCGACGTCGAGGTGGACAACAACGAGCTCTCGGGAGAGATCGACATCGACTTCCCGAGGCTGCGCAACCTGACGCTGTTCTACGCGTGGCAGAACCGGCTCACCGGCGGCGTACCGGCGAGCCTGGCTCAGTGCGAGGGCTTGCAGTCGCTGGACCTCTCCTACAATAACCTCACCGGCCCCGTCCCGAGGGAGCTCTTCGCGCTCCAGAATTTGACCAAGCTGCTGCTCCTCAGCAACGAGCTCTCCGGGTTCATACCGCCGGAGATCGGCAACTGCACCAATCTCTACCGACTCCGGCTCAATGGCAACTGGCTGTCGGGAGCCATACCCGCGGAGATCGGCAACCTAAAGAACCTCAATTTCCTCGACCTAGGAAGCAACCGCCTCGTCGGCCCACTGCCGGCGGCCATGTCGGGGTGCGACAACCTCGAGTTCATCGACCTGCACTCCAATTCCCTCTCCGGCCCACTGCCGGACGAGCTGCCGCGCAGTCTCCAGTTCGTCGACATCTCCGACAACCGGCTCACCGGGCTGTTGGGACCCGGCATCGGCAGGCTGCCTGAGCTGACGAAGCTTAGCCTCGGGAAGAACCGGATCTCCGGCGGCATCCCGCCGGAGCTCGGATCTTGCGAGAAGCTGCAGTTGTTGGACCTCGGCGACAACGCTCTCTCCGGCGGAATCCCGCCGGAGCTCAGCATGCTGCCTTTCTTGGAGATTTCGCTTAACCTCAGCTGCAACCGCCTCTCCGGGGAGATACCGTCGCAATTCGGCACCCTCGATAAGCTCGGCTGCCTTGACCTGTCTTACAACCAGCTCTCCGGCAGTCTTGCGCCTCTAGCAAGGCTGGAGAACCTCGTCACGCTAAATATCTCGTACAACAGCTTCTCCGGCGAGCTCCCGGACACGCCCTTCTTTCAGAAGATCCCGCTCAGCAACATCGCCGGCAATCACCTGCTTGTCGTCGGCGCTGGCGCCGACGAGAACTCCCGTCGCGCGGCCATCTCGGCTTTGAAGCTCGCCATGACGATTCTCGTCGCGGTGAGTGCGTTCCTCCTCGTGACCGCCACGTACGTGCTCGCACGCTCGCGCCGCCGGAACGGCGGTGCCATGCACGGCAACGCCGCGGAGGCGTGGGAGGTGACCCTGTACCAGAAGCTCGAGTTCTCGGTGGACGACGTGGTGCGCGGCCTTTCGTCGGCGAACGTGATCGGCACGGGAAGCTCGGGCGTGGTGTACCGGGTGGAGCTGCCCAACGGCGAGCCGCTCGCCGTGAAGAAGATGTGGTCCTCCGACGAGGCCGGCGCGTTCCGCAACGAGATCTCGGCGCTGGGGTCCATCCGGCACCGCAACATCGTGAGGCTGCTCGGGTGGGGCGCGAACCGGAGCACCAAGCTGCTGTTCTACACGTACCTCCCGAACGGCAGCCTGAGCGGCTTCCTCCACCGCGGCAGCGTCAAGGGCGCCGCCGACTGGGGCGCCCGGTACGAGGTGGCGCTCGGCGTCGCGCACGCCGTGGCTTACCTCCACCACGACTGCCTGCCGGCCATCCTGCACGGCGACATCAAGGCCATGAACGTCCTGCTCGGCCCGGGCAACGAGCCGTACCTCGCCGACTTCGGCCTGGCCCGCGTCCTCTCCGGCGTGGTCGAGCCCGGCAGCTCCGCCAAGCTCGACACGTCCAGGCCACGCATCGCCGGATCATACGGATACATCGCGCCAG AGTACGCGTCCATGCAGAGGATCACGGAGAAGAGCGACGTGTACAGCTTCGGAGTTGTGGTGCTGGAGATCCTGACGGGGCGGCACCCGCTGGACCCGACGCTGCCCGGCGGGACGCACCTGGTGCAGTGGGTGCGGGAGCACATGCAGGCGAAGCGGGGGGTGGCGGAGCTGCTGGACCCGCGGCTGCGCGGGAAGCAGGAGGCGCAGGTGCAGGAGATGCTGCAGGTCTTCGCGGTGGCCATGCTCTGCATCAGCCACCGCGCCGACGACCGGCCGGCGATGAAGGACGTCGTCGCGCTGCTCAAGGAGGTCAGGCGGCCGCCCGAGAGCGCCGCCGACGAGGGGAAGGAGCAGCCGCGCGGTGGCCCGCCGCCTTGTCCGGAGCGGTCGCCGGCTCGGAGCGCGCTGCCGATGGGCGGCTCTTCAAACTGCTCGTTTGCCATGTCTGATTACTCGAGCTGA